A section of the Brevundimonas sp. AJA228-03 genome encodes:
- a CDS encoding acyl-CoA dehydrogenase family protein — MTDLDTFRAETRAWLEANCPAECRGPMDNDEDRVWGGRNATFKTPAHKAWMEAMGERGWTAPEWPTEYGGGGLSREEAKVLASEMRRIDAQSPLSSFGIWMLGPALLQFGTEAQKKRFLPEIVRGEIRWCQGYSEPGAGSDLAGLQTRAEDRGDHWIVNGQKVWTSYADKADWIFCLVRTDPDAPKHLGISFVLFDMATPGVTTKPITLISGKSPFCETFFDDVRVEKENLVGTLNRGWDVAKALLAHERTMIGGMGDMGRPMGHVAVDSIGLDEAGRLDEPMLRTKIAELDIDVAAFRLSMERVGDQVKARQVSPAIASMLKYYGSELNKRRHELAMAAGGSDALEWESDRSRKGTAARDWLRTKANSIEGGTSEVQLNIIAKHLLQLPGA; from the coding sequence ATGACCGATCTGGACACTTTCCGCGCCGAGACGCGTGCCTGGCTGGAGGCGAACTGCCCCGCCGAATGCCGTGGCCCCATGGACAATGACGAGGACCGCGTCTGGGGCGGTCGCAACGCCACCTTCAAGACCCCGGCGCACAAGGCCTGGATGGAGGCCATGGGCGAGCGCGGCTGGACCGCGCCGGAATGGCCGACCGAATACGGCGGCGGGGGCCTGAGCCGCGAGGAGGCCAAGGTGCTGGCCAGCGAGATGCGCCGTATCGACGCCCAGTCGCCGCTGTCGTCCTTCGGCATCTGGATGCTGGGCCCGGCGCTGCTGCAGTTCGGCACCGAGGCCCAGAAGAAGCGCTTCCTGCCCGAGATCGTGCGCGGCGAGATCCGCTGGTGCCAGGGCTATTCGGAGCCCGGCGCGGGCTCCGACCTCGCGGGCCTGCAGACCCGGGCCGAGGATCGCGGCGACCACTGGATCGTCAATGGCCAGAAGGTCTGGACCTCCTATGCCGACAAGGCCGACTGGATCTTCTGCCTCGTCCGCACCGACCCGGACGCGCCCAAGCACCTGGGCATCAGCTTCGTCCTGTTCGACATGGCGACGCCCGGCGTGACCACCAAGCCGATCACCCTGATCAGCGGCAAGTCCCCCTTCTGCGAGACCTTCTTCGACGACGTGCGGGTGGAAAAGGAAAACCTGGTCGGCACGCTGAACCGGGGCTGGGACGTGGCCAAGGCGCTGCTGGCCCATGAGCGCACCATGATCGGCGGCATGGGCGACATGGGCCGCCCCATGGGTCACGTCGCCGTCGATTCCATCGGGCTGGACGAAGCGGGCCGGCTGGACGAGCCGATGCTGCGCACGAAGATCGCCGAACTGGACATCGACGTCGCCGCCTTCCGCCTGTCGATGGAGCGGGTCGGCGACCAGGTGAAGGCCAGACAGGTCTCGCCCGCCATCGCCTCTATGCTGAAATACTATGGCTCGGAACTGAACAAGCGCCGCCACGAACTGGCCATGGCGGCCGGGGGCTCTGACGCGCTGGAGTGGGAAAGCGACCGGTCAAGGAAGGGCACGGCGGCGCGCGACTGGCTGCGCACCAAGGCCAATTCGATCGAGGGCGGGACCAGCGAGGTTCAGCTGAACATCATCGCCAAACACCTGCTGCAGCTGCCGGGGGCTTAA
- a CDS encoding acyl-CoA dehydrogenase family protein encodes MPLILTEEQTMLKEATDGFLSENAPIAHLRQLRDSKDADGISRDLWKAFGEMGFAGVIIPEEHGGSGLGAVEAGIVAEGLGRTLTPSPFFGSSVLAARVLIDAASAEQQAAWLPRIAAGEAILSLALDEGPKHQPSRIATTAERSGNGFKLNGAKGFVLDGHIADALIVAARTGAGTTLFLVDPKTAGVEIERTVMVDAHNAARIVLTDVQVDADAVIGPVDGGEAALEGALNLGRACAAACLTGAGDQAFLSTVEYLRGRKQFGKAIGEFQALQHRAAHLFTELELAKAAVLGALQRIDAGADKADLAVSVAKAKAGKVAELAVQEAVQMHGGVGMTDEYDVGLYMKRVRVLNELLGDAGFHAEKLARAGGY; translated from the coding sequence ATGCCCCTGATCCTGACCGAAGAGCAGACCATGCTGAAGGAGGCCACCGACGGCTTCCTCAGCGAAAACGCGCCCATCGCCCACCTGCGCCAGCTGCGGGACTCGAAGGACGCCGACGGCATCTCACGCGACCTGTGGAAGGCCTTCGGCGAGATGGGTTTCGCGGGTGTCATCATCCCGGAAGAACACGGCGGCTCCGGCCTCGGCGCGGTCGAGGCGGGCATCGTGGCGGAAGGGCTGGGCCGCACCCTGACGCCCTCGCCCTTCTTCGGGTCGAGCGTTCTCGCCGCCCGTGTCCTGATCGACGCCGCCTCGGCCGAGCAGCAGGCCGCCTGGCTGCCCCGGATCGCGGCGGGCGAGGCCATCCTGTCGCTGGCGCTCGACGAAGGCCCCAAGCACCAGCCGTCGCGCATCGCCACCACCGCCGAACGCAGCGGCAACGGCTTCAAGCTGAACGGGGCCAAGGGCTTCGTGCTGGACGGCCACATCGCCGACGCCCTGATCGTTGCCGCAAGGACCGGGGCGGGTACGACGCTGTTCCTCGTTGATCCGAAGACTGCGGGCGTCGAGATCGAGCGCACCGTCATGGTCGACGCCCACAACGCCGCCCGGATTGTCCTGACCGACGTCCAGGTCGACGCGGATGCCGTGATCGGTCCGGTCGACGGCGGCGAGGCGGCTCTCGAGGGCGCGCTCAATCTCGGCCGCGCCTGCGCCGCCGCCTGCCTGACCGGGGCCGGGGATCAGGCCTTCCTGTCGACCGTCGAATATCTGCGCGGACGCAAGCAGTTCGGCAAGGCGATCGGCGAGTTCCAGGCCCTCCAGCACCGCGCCGCCCATCTGTTCACCGAGCTGGAACTGGCCAAGGCGGCCGTGCTGGGTGCCCTGCAGAGGATCGACGCCGGGGCCGACAAGGCCGACCTCGCCGTCTCCGTCGCCAAGGCCAAGGCCGGCAAGGTCGCCGAACTGGCGGTGCAGGAGGCGGTTCAGATGCACGGCGGCGTCGGCATGACCGACGAATACGACGTCGGCCTCTATATGAAGCGGGTCCGTGTGCTGAACGAACTGCTGGGGGATGCCGGGTTCCACGCCGAAAAACTGGCGAGGGCGGGGGGGTACTAG
- the rplU gene encoding 50S ribosomal protein L21, whose amino-acid sequence MYAVIKTGGKQYRVQPGDTIVVEKLDGAAGDVLSLGSVLMLGGDKGVTLGAPLIEGATVAATLIETRKGEKVKIFKKTRRQGYRRTNGHRQMESVLRITGIDGAGETAKWDGKVDLMTKAEINLRARGLAPRVEAAAPVEAEAPVAAARPAKAPAKKAAPKTETAASTDEA is encoded by the coding sequence ATGTACGCGGTGATCAAGACCGGCGGCAAGCAGTACCGGGTCCAACCGGGCGACACGATCGTCGTTGAAAAGCTCGACGGCGCGGCCGGCGATGTCCTCAGCCTGGGCTCGGTCCTGATGCTGGGCGGCGACAAGGGCGTGACCCTGGGCGCTCCCCTGATCGAAGGCGCGACCGTCGCCGCCACCCTGATCGAGACCCGCAAGGGTGAGAAGGTCAAGATCTTCAAGAAGACCCGCCGCCAAGGCTATCGCCGTACCAACGGCCACCGCCAGATGGAATCGGTCCTGCGCATCACCGGCATCGATGGTGCCGGCGAGACCGCAAAGTGGGACGGCAAGGTCGACCTGATGACCAAGGCCGAGATCAACCTGCGTGCCCGTGGCCTGGCGCCCCGTGTGGAAGCCGCCGCTCCGGTGGAAGCCGAAGCGCCCGTCGCCGCCGCCAGGCCTGCGAAGGCTCCGGCCAAGAAGGCCGCGCCCAAGACCGAAACCGCCGCTTCGACCGACGAAGCCTAA
- a CDS encoding Lrp/AsnC ligand binding domain-containing protein, translated as MMTAIFVFIKCELGHANDVAADMVDNVENVSEVYSTSGQYDLLAKFQLPKDMDIGTFVTKSVQTRPHIRDTFTVITFSPFLPTAR; from the coding sequence ATGATGACCGCCATCTTCGTTTTCATCAAATGCGAGCTGGGCCATGCCAACGACGTCGCCGCCGACATGGTCGACAATGTCGAGAACGTCTCGGAGGTCTATTCCACCTCGGGCCAGTACGACCTGCTGGCCAAGTTCCAGCTGCCCAAGGACATGGACATCGGCACCTTCGTCACGAAGTCAGTCCAGACGCGCCCCCACATCCGCGACACCTTCACCGTCATCACCTTCTCGCCCTTCCTGCCGACCGCGCGCTGA
- a CDS encoding GNAT family N-acetyltransferase produces the protein MCVIETSPVIETRRLLLRAPAPRDVSVIAQLANDEAITRNTLRMPYPYGHREAEAFVTDVAAQNPAKANTFLIEHEDLGPVGVIGLFEDADLAPEIGYWIGRPFWGRGFATEALEGALVWAGQRWRRRALMSGHFADNPASGRVLEKAGFLYTGEVRRQFSKARGAPVDTRRMVWLA, from the coding sequence ATGTGCGTCATCGAAACCTCTCCGGTCATCGAGACCCGGCGCCTGCTGCTGCGCGCGCCCGCGCCCCGGGACGTGTCCGTCATCGCGCAATTGGCCAATGACGAGGCCATCACCCGCAACACATTGCGGATGCCCTATCCCTATGGCCATCGGGAAGCCGAGGCGTTCGTGACCGATGTCGCGGCCCAGAACCCGGCAAAGGCCAACACCTTTCTGATCGAGCACGAGGATCTGGGACCCGTCGGGGTCATCGGCCTGTTCGAGGACGCCGACCTGGCCCCCGAGATCGGCTACTGGATCGGTCGGCCCTTCTGGGGCCGGGGCTTCGCTACCGAGGCCCTGGAAGGTGCCCTGGTCTGGGCCGGCCAACGCTGGCGCAGGCGGGCCCTGATGTCCGGCCATTTCGCCGACAACCCGGCCTCGGGTCGCGTGCTGGAAAAGGCGGGCTTCCTCTATACCGGCGAGGTGCGGCGCCAGTTCAGCAAGGCGCGGGGCGCGCCGGTCGACACCCGCCGGATGGTCTGGTTGGCCTAA
- a CDS encoding FKBP-type peptidyl-prolyl cis-trans isomerase, with protein sequence MRFGWVRPFVLVAVLAVSACSRGDAAPGADAEANMKAAEFFLTSNARAEGIRTTASGLQYRVLNSGPSGAVSPDRNDLVRVDYEGALTDGTVFDSSFARGIPYATHVDAVVPGWTEALQMMKAGDEWMLYLPPDLGYGDQGQGDIPPNSVLVFRVKLLDVAPVPGGGRGVGLATG encoded by the coding sequence ATGCGCTTCGGATGGGTTAGGCCTTTCGTTCTGGTCGCGGTCCTGGCCGTGTCCGCCTGCAGCCGGGGCGACGCCGCGCCGGGGGCCGATGCGGAGGCGAATATGAAGGCCGCCGAGTTCTTCCTGACCTCCAACGCCCGCGCCGAGGGCATCCGCACCACGGCCAGCGGCCTGCAGTACCGGGTCCTGAACAGCGGCCCGTCCGGCGCCGTCAGCCCCGACCGCAACGACCTGGTCCGCGTGGACTATGAGGGGGCGCTGACGGACGGCACGGTGTTCGACTCCTCCTTCGCCCGGGGCATCCCCTATGCCACCCACGTCGATGCGGTGGTGCCCGGCTGGACCGAGGCGCTGCAGATGATGAAGGCCGGCGACGAGTGGATGCTCTACCTCCCGCCCGACCTCGGCTATGGCGACCAGGGCCAGGGCGACATCCCGCCCAACTCGGTGCTGGTGTTCCGCGTCAAGCTGCTGGACGTCGCCCCCGTCCCGGGCGGCGGACGGGGTGTCGGGCTGGCGACGGGATAG
- a CDS encoding DUF559 domain-containing protein — protein sequence MPEAVFWTFLRDRRLEGLKFRRQLPLGPYIADFACPSIRLIVELDGGVHVLRAETDAVRDAWLTANGWTVLRFNNEAVLKNPALLFQAVRDHAVRHGKG from the coding sequence TTGCCGGAAGCGGTTTTCTGGACGTTTCTGCGCGACCGACGACTGGAAGGGCTGAAGTTTCGAAGGCAGCTACCGCTGGGTCCCTACATCGCCGACTTCGCCTGTCCATCAATCCGTCTGATCGTCGAGCTGGACGGCGGGGTCCATGTCTTGCGGGCCGAGACCGATGCTGTGCGCGACGCGTGGCTGACGGCGAACGGGTGGACGGTTTTGCGGTTCAACAACGAGGCGGTGCTGAAGAACCCGGCCCTGCTGTTCCAGGCGGTGCGCGATCACGCCGTGCGTCACGGCAAGGGCTGA
- the hmgA gene encoding homogentisate 1,2-dioxygenase: protein MTLNSATYLTGFGNHFATEAVPGALPVGRNSPQKTPMGLYAEQLSGTAFTAPRSENRRSWLYRLRPSAQHPAYRPFGQGLIRSGPFHDAPPSPNRMRWDPLPIPTAPTDWVEGLVTYGGNGDAEAQTGVGIHLYAANRSMVDRVFYCADGELLIVPQQGSQTFVTEFGRIDADPGHVVVIPRGVRFRVEVTGPVRGYVCETYGAPFRLPDLGPIGSNGLANPRDFETPVAAFEDVDRPTECIQKFAGRLWTTTFAHSPLDVVAWHGNNASYRWDTARFNTINTVSFDHPDPSIFTVLTSPSDTPGTANCDFVIFPPRWMVAEDTFRPPWFHRNVMSEFMGLVTGAYDAKEGGFAPGGASLHNAMSGHGPDQASYDKAVAAELKPHRLENTLAFMFETRLPIRTTEWAQTTPTMQLDYDDVWTGFTKGDVSHKG from the coding sequence ATGACGCTGAACAGCGCGACTTACCTGACCGGTTTCGGCAATCATTTCGCGACCGAGGCGGTCCCCGGTGCCCTGCCGGTCGGCCGCAACTCGCCGCAGAAGACGCCGATGGGCCTCTATGCCGAGCAGCTCAGCGGCACCGCCTTCACTGCGCCCCGCTCTGAGAACCGCCGCAGCTGGCTGTATCGCCTGCGACCCTCGGCCCAGCATCCGGCCTATCGGCCCTTCGGTCAGGGCCTGATCCGCTCCGGCCCCTTCCACGACGCCCCGCCCAGCCCCAACCGCATGCGCTGGGACCCGCTGCCGATCCCGACCGCCCCCACCGACTGGGTCGAGGGCCTCGTCACCTATGGCGGCAACGGCGACGCGGAGGCCCAGACCGGCGTGGGTATCCACCTGTACGCCGCCAACCGCTCGATGGTAGACCGCGTCTTCTATTGTGCCGACGGCGAGCTTCTGATCGTGCCGCAGCAGGGATCCCAGACCTTCGTCACCGAGTTCGGCCGCATCGATGCGGACCCCGGCCACGTCGTCGTCATCCCGCGCGGCGTCCGCTTCCGCGTCGAGGTGACCGGGCCGGTGCGCGGCTATGTCTGCGAGACCTATGGCGCGCCCTTCCGCCTGCCGGATCTCGGCCCCATCGGCTCCAACGGACTGGCCAATCCGCGCGATTTCGAGACGCCCGTCGCCGCCTTCGAGGATGTCGATCGCCCGACCGAATGTATCCAGAAGTTCGCCGGGCGTCTGTGGACCACGACCTTCGCCCACAGCCCGCTCGATGTCGTCGCCTGGCACGGCAACAACGCGTCGTATCGCTGGGACACCGCGCGGTTCAACACCATCAACACGGTCAGCTTCGACCACCCCGACCCGTCGATCTTCACCGTCCTGACCAGCCCGTCGGACACGCCCGGCACCGCCAATTGCGACTTCGTCATCTTCCCGCCGCGCTGGATGGTGGCCGAGGACACCTTCCGCCCGCCGTGGTTCCACCGGAACGTCATGAGCGAGTTCATGGGCCTGGTGACCGGGGCCTATGACGCCAAGGAAGGCGGCTTCGCCCCCGGCGGTGCCTCGCTGCACAACGCCATGAGCGGCCACGGCCCCGATCAGGCCAGCTATGACAAGGCGGTCGCCGCCGAGCTCAAGCCGCACAGGCTGGAAAACACCCTGGCCTTCATGTTCGAGACGCGGCTTCCGATCCGCACCACGGAATGGGCGCAAACGACCCCGACGATGCAGCTCGACTACGACGACGTCTGGACCGGGTTCACCAAGGGCGACGTCTCGCACAAGGGATAA
- a CDS encoding cation diffusion facilitator family transporter, whose amino-acid sequence MAHDHAHHHHHHDHGGHSHGHAGHAHGGHGHAHGPVDTGDWRYGVGLIINLAFVACEFGAGLFSGSTALLADAGHNLSDVLGLAMAGGAAVLARRAAGSQLTYGFGKATILAALANALLLIFACGAIAFEAVQRLSEPAPVQSGVVMIVAGIGFVINLGTALLFMRDQHSDLNARGAYLHMLSDAAVSIGVVITGGVILLTGWSILDPLVSIVIVAVILWGTWGLLKDSIGLAMDAAPASVDVEAVRSALAGLPGVTAVHDLHIWGMSTTRTALTAHLVHDRRDPHALLLEAQTLARSRFAIGHTTLQLETDVMPDCPDC is encoded by the coding sequence ATGGCCCACGACCACGCGCACCATCACCATCACCACGACCACGGCGGTCACAGCCATGGGCACGCCGGCCACGCTCACGGCGGACATGGACATGCGCACGGTCCGGTCGACACGGGCGACTGGCGCTATGGCGTGGGGCTGATCATCAACCTGGCCTTCGTGGCGTGCGAGTTCGGGGCCGGGCTGTTCAGCGGCTCCACGGCGCTGCTGGCGGACGCGGGGCACAATCTGTCGGACGTGCTGGGACTGGCCATGGCAGGCGGGGCGGCGGTGCTGGCGAGGCGCGCGGCGGGTAGCCAGCTGACCTATGGCTTCGGCAAGGCGACCATCCTGGCGGCACTGGCCAATGCCCTGCTGCTGATCTTCGCCTGCGGGGCCATCGCCTTCGAGGCGGTGCAGCGACTGTCAGAGCCCGCGCCGGTCCAGTCGGGCGTCGTCATGATCGTGGCGGGCATCGGTTTCGTCATCAATCTGGGCACGGCATTGCTGTTCATGCGGGACCAGCATTCGGACCTCAATGCGCGCGGGGCCTATCTGCACATGCTGTCGGATGCGGCGGTGTCGATCGGGGTGGTCATCACGGGCGGGGTCATCCTGCTGACCGGCTGGTCGATCCTGGATCCGCTGGTGTCCATCGTCATCGTGGCGGTGATCCTGTGGGGCACCTGGGGCCTGTTGAAGGACTCCATCGGCCTGGCCATGGACGCCGCCCCCGCCTCGGTCGATGTGGAGGCCGTCCGGTCGGCCCTGGCCGGGCTGCCGGGCGTCACGGCCGTGCACGACCTGCACATCTGGGGGATGTCGACCACCCGGACGGCGCTGACGGCCCATCTGGTTCACGACCGGAGGGATCCGCACGCCCTGCTGCTGGAAGCCCAGACCCTGGCGCGCAGCCGCTTCGCCATCGGCCACACGACCCTGCAGCTCGAAACCGACGTGATGCCGGACTGCCCGGACTGCTAA
- a CDS encoding cyclopropane-fatty-acyl-phospholipid synthase family protein has translation MTQTEAGGATDRRATAARRIVAHVAEHLQADLSLRLWTGEVLPLGPKARDDIQIVVARPSAVRRLLLKPGLMTLFEMFATGDLRVEGGSPLDAADRWDHGRAIHLASRLDKVLMAKEALPFLLGGSDAGSTQLPAWDTTGNDGIGATKAGRSDQDFIQFHYDVGNDFYALFLDPEMVYSSACFTRHDATLEAAQEEKLHRICRKLRLQPGQRLLDVGCGWAGLSCWAAKHYGVTVHGVTLSQAQLDFGRAKVEREGLSDRITLELKDYRNVEGQYDAISQVEMFEHVGFANHERHFLEMHRLLKPGGLYFHQASVRRGGKGPIRPTDTTKVITRFIFPGGELDTIGMTVTNLGRLGFETLDVEDMREHFELTLKHWEDRLYARREEAYALVGEARTRLWLIYFALFKKGFERGSVLVYQTVAQKRRPGPSGLPLDRASLYA, from the coding sequence ATGACCCAGACTGAAGCCGGCGGCGCAACCGACCGCCGCGCGACCGCCGCCCGCCGGATCGTCGCCCATGTGGCCGAACATCTTCAGGCCGACCTGTCGCTGCGGCTGTGGACCGGCGAGGTCCTGCCGCTGGGACCGAAGGCCCGCGACGACATCCAGATCGTGGTCGCCCGCCCCTCGGCGGTGCGTCGCCTGCTGCTGAAGCCCGGCCTGATGACGCTGTTCGAGATGTTCGCCACCGGCGACCTGCGGGTCGAAGGGGGCAGTCCGCTGGATGCCGCGGACCGCTGGGACCATGGCCGCGCCATCCATCTGGCCTCACGGCTCGACAAGGTCCTGATGGCGAAGGAGGCCCTGCCCTTCCTGTTGGGGGGATCAGACGCCGGGTCGACGCAGCTTCCGGCCTGGGACACGACCGGCAACGACGGCATCGGGGCCACAAAGGCCGGGCGCAGCGACCAGGACTTCATCCAGTTCCACTATGACGTCGGCAACGACTTCTATGCGCTCTTCCTGGACCCGGAGATGGTCTACTCCAGCGCCTGTTTCACGCGCCACGACGCGACGCTGGAGGCGGCCCAGGAAGAGAAGCTGCACCGTATCTGCAGGAAGCTGCGACTCCAGCCCGGGCAACGCCTGCTCGATGTCGGCTGCGGCTGGGCCGGTCTGTCCTGCTGGGCCGCGAAACATTACGGGGTCACCGTTCACGGCGTGACCCTGTCGCAGGCGCAACTGGATTTCGGCCGGGCCAAGGTCGAGCGCGAGGGGCTGTCGGACAGGATCACCCTGGAGCTGAAGGACTATCGCAACGTCGAGGGCCAATACGACGCCATCAGCCAGGTCGAGATGTTCGAACACGTCGGCTTCGCCAACCACGAACGCCACTTCCTGGAAATGCATCGGCTGCTGAAGCCCGGCGGCCTGTATTTCCACCAGGCGTCGGTGCGGCGTGGCGGCAAGGGTCCGATCCGGCCGACCGACACGACCAAGGTCATCACTCGCTTCATCTTCCCGGGCGGTGAGCTGGACACCATCGGCATGACGGTGACCAACCTGGGCCGGCTCGGCTTCGAGACCCTGGATGTCGAAGACATGCGCGAGCATTTCGAACTGACCTTGAAGCACTGGGAAGACAGGCTCTATGCCCGGCGCGAGGAGGCCTATGCCCTTGTCGGCGAGGCCCGCACCCGGCTGTGGTTGATCTATTTCGCCCTGTTCAAGAAGGGCTTCGAGCGCGGATCGGTGCTGGTCTACCAGACCGTCGCCCAGAAGCGCCGTCCCGGCCCCAGTGGCCTGCCGCTGGACCGGGCCAGTCTGTACGCCTGA
- a CDS encoding BA14K family protein, translating to MKAFALAALALTVAGPASAQSGSYPDPVRTYSSDGRYGEDFNGQADRPGDYRCDAYWDRGRDDCGASWRDQRRYGSQAHGSEYGHRRYRSYGHGQGGGHVYQPYSQGTQYYGAYGRPDQVYPGSGYGGQVGRYGQYAADGDRGRSSWCAARYRSYDPGTGYYRAYSGRLVFCG from the coding sequence ATGAAAGCCTTCGCCCTCGCCGCCCTTGCCCTGACGGTCGCAGGCCCCGCCTCGGCGCAGAGCGGGTCCTATCCCGATCCGGTCCGGACCTATTCGAGCGACGGCCGGTATGGAGAGGACTTCAACGGTCAGGCCGATCGGCCGGGCGATTACCGCTGTGACGCCTACTGGGATCGGGGGCGGGACGACTGTGGAGCGTCCTGGCGCGACCAGCGGCGCTACGGCAGCCAGGCCCATGGTTCGGAATATGGCCATCGACGCTACAGGTCCTACGGCCATGGGCAGGGCGGTGGCCATGTCTACCAGCCCTACAGCCAGGGCACTCAGTACTACGGAGCATACGGCCGCCCGGATCAGGTCTACCCCGGCAGCGGTTACGGCGGCCAGGTCGGCAGATACGGCCAGTATGCTGCCGATGGCGATCGCGGCCGGTCGTCCTGGTGCGCCGCCCGCTACCGCTCCTACGATCCCGGCACCGGCTACTACCGCGCCTATTCGGGCCGTCTGGTGTTCTGCGGGTGA
- a CDS encoding threonine ammonia-lyase — MSVTFEDIQAAQSRIAGQVDRTPVRHSRRLSQATGAEVWVKFDNLHFTGSFKERGALNRLLSLTPEERRRGVVAASAGNHAQALAYHGGRLGIPVTIVMPEGTPFTKVDGTRGHGAHVVIHGLDFTASTTEAHRLRDTEGFVFISAFDDAGIVAGQGVCGLEFLEDAPDLDALVIPIGGGGLIAGCAVAARAMKPDIRIFGVEAAMYPSFSARRAGLPPVCGGATIAEGIAIKAVGDIPFALADPLVEDVVVCAEEDFERAVSMFATLEKTVAEGAGAGGLAALLAQPERFRGMKVGLVLCGGNIDARMLAVVLNREMVRERRLIVYRILSDDRPGILSAMARVIGDVGGNIIDVVHNRLALDVPAKGAEFDIMVETRDSAHADEIGQALRDQGYALRMG, encoded by the coding sequence ATGAGCGTCACCTTCGAAGACATCCAGGCCGCGCAGTCGCGCATCGCCGGCCAGGTCGACCGCACCCCCGTCCGCCACTCCCGCCGCCTGTCGCAGGCCACGGGGGCCGAGGTGTGGGTCAAGTTCGACAACCTGCATTTCACCGGCTCCTTCAAGGAGCGCGGCGCGCTGAATCGCCTCCTGTCCCTGACCCCCGAAGAGCGGCGGCGCGGCGTAGTGGCGGCCAGCGCGGGCAACCATGCCCAGGCCCTGGCCTATCACGGCGGCCGCCTGGGCATCCCCGTCACCATCGTCATGCCCGAGGGCACCCCCTTCACCAAGGTCGACGGCACCCGTGGCCACGGTGCCCATGTGGTCATCCACGGCCTGGACTTCACCGCCTCCACCACCGAGGCGCACCGGCTGAGGGACACCGAGGGTTTCGTCTTCATCTCCGCCTTCGACGATGCGGGCATTGTGGCGGGGCAGGGGGTCTGCGGCCTGGAGTTCCTCGAGGACGCCCCCGATCTGGACGCCCTGGTCATCCCCATCGGCGGCGGGGGCCTGATCGCGGGCTGTGCCGTCGCGGCCAGGGCGATGAAGCCCGACATCCGCATCTTCGGCGTCGAGGCGGCCATGTATCCCTCCTTCAGCGCCCGGCGGGCCGGCCTGCCACCCGTCTGCGGCGGGGCGACGATCGCCGAGGGCATCGCCATCAAGGCCGTCGGCGACATCCCCTTCGCCCTGGCCGACCCCCTGGTCGAGGACGTCGTGGTCTGCGCCGAGGAGGATTTCGAGCGCGCCGTCTCGATGTTCGCCACGCTCGAAAAGACCGTCGCGGAGGGGGCCGGGGCCGGGGGTCTGGCCGCCCTGCTGGCCCAACCGGAGCGGTTCCGGGGGATGAAGGTCGGCCTGGTTCTCTGTGGCGGCAACATCGATGCCCGGATGCTGGCCGTGGTCCTGAACCGCGAGATGGTCCGCGAGCGCCGCCTGATCGTCTATCGCATCCTGTCCGACGACCGGCCGGGCATCCTGTCGGCCATGGCAAGGGTCATCGGCGACGTCGGCGGCAACATCATCGACGTCGTCCACAACCGTCTGGCGCTGGACGTGCCGGCCAAGGGGGCGGAGTTCGACATCATGGTCGAAACGCGCGATAGCGCCCACGCCGACGAGATCGGACAGGCTTTGAGGGACCAGGGTTATGCGCTTCGGATGGGTTAG
- the rpmA gene encoding 50S ribosomal protein L27, which yields MAHKKSGGSSRNGRDSHSKRLGVKKYGSENVLAGNILVRQRGTTFHPGDNVGMGRDHTLFALEHGAVKFTKKANGRCYVSILPANDDASLARNGAIAAE from the coding sequence ATGGCTCACAAGAAATCCGGTGGTTCGTCGCGTAACGGTCGCGACTCTCACTCCAAGCGCCTCGGCGTGAAGAAGTACGGCAGCGAGAACGTGCTGGCCGGCAACATCCTGGTGCGTCAGCGCGGCACGACCTTCCACCCCGGCGACAACGTCGGCATGGGCCGTGACCACACCCTGTTCGCGCTCGAGCACGGCGCGGTGAAATTCACCAAGAAAGCCAACGGCCGCTGTTACGTGTCGATCCTTCCGGCGAACGACGACGCCTCCCTTGCTCGGAATGGGGCGATCGCCGCCGAGTAG